A window of the Capricornis sumatraensis isolate serow.1 chromosome 9, serow.2, whole genome shotgun sequence genome harbors these coding sequences:
- the TIFAB gene encoding TRAF-interacting protein with FHA domain-containing protein B: MERPLTVLRVSLHHPTPGSATFAYVPPQVEHDASPLLVGRGPDAHLRLQLPRLSRQHLSLEPHLEKGSAWLAFSLKVLSRKGRVWVNGLTLRFLEQVPLVAVNRVAFSGVQMVVRIEGGTSLEAFVCCFHLSPSPLIYRLRAEETDERESVPQEQPPPGSGQGAPDHLGFLHSPLQPSPGGAPEIPLQREPLDGALS; the protein is encoded by the coding sequence atggagagGCCCCTCACAGTCCTTCGGGTGAGCCTGCACCACCCCACGCCAGGCTCTGCCACCTTTGCTTATGTCCCTCCTCAGGTGGAGCACGACGCCAGCCCACTGCTGGTGGGCAGGGGACCGGACGCCCACCTCCGGCTGCAGCTCCCTCGCCTCTCCCGCCAGCACCTGTCACTGGAGccccacctggagaagggcagcgCCTGGCTGGCCTTCAGCTTGAAGGTCCTGAGCCGCAAGGGCCGCGTGTGGGTCAACGGGCTGACGCTGAGGTTCCTGGAGCAGGTGCCCCTGGTTGCCGTCAACAGAGTGGCCTTCTCTGGCGTCCAGATGGTGGTCCGCATTGAGGGAGGCACCTCCCTGGAGGCCTTTGTCTGCTGCTTCCATCTCAGTCCCTCGCCTCTGATTTATAGGCTCCGTGCCGAGGAGACGGACGAACGGGAAAGTGTGCCCCAGGAGCAGCCTCCTCCAGGTTCCGGGCAGGGGGCTCCAGATCACCTGGGGTTTCTCCACAGCCCtctccagcccagccctggaggAGCACCAGAAATACCTCTCCAGAGGGAGCCCCTAGATGGTGCGCTCAGCTAG